In Blastopirellula sp. J2-11, a single genomic region encodes these proteins:
- a CDS encoding type II and III secretion system protein family protein, with protein sequence MTMRNISTTLATLAIILSAWGIAFGQAQELLPAPNQIELLSSPNAATLQKQSSLIDEVLEPELIFSLLTSQSKIVRTKSPVFRVAITNPAIVEVNEFSPTEMEVIGSSVGQTTMTLWFNNADGTISTLRYLIIVTNDDDRADLEYGKLQAHLNEMFPYSRVQLFPIADKLIVRGQARDAKEAAEILAVIGEQAVNQNGNISAGGTINVGSVARLPDAEDLETTALINLLEVPGEQQVMLKVRVAELSRQAARELGMDFSVMEESFSIAHTIMGGAGNLSAILDGGDVELFIRAFSSNGSAKILAEPTLMTLSGQSASFIAGGEFAVPTAVGVGGIGAVSTSFRGFGTQVRFMPTVMDKDMIRLSVSPSVSSINQSLSVDGVPGLDIRGAVTTVDLREGQWLAIAGLIQDEQEASRSRLPLLGDIPYVGAAFGSQTTKRIETELVILVSPELVHPMERDQVPLYLPGMEVTEPTNKEFFLHQQIEGLPGYDYRSTVWPSYRHQIHHENFEHVRAERQARKCRGQFQESEGYYMHGPAGFSQ encoded by the coding sequence ATGACAATGCGCAATATCAGCACCACTCTCGCAACACTTGCGATAATCCTCTCGGCATGGGGCATTGCATTTGGTCAGGCGCAGGAATTATTGCCGGCGCCCAACCAAATCGAACTGCTTTCCAGTCCCAATGCGGCGACGCTCCAAAAGCAATCCAGCCTGATTGATGAAGTGCTGGAGCCGGAACTGATTTTCAGTCTTCTGACGTCGCAATCGAAGATCGTGCGGACCAAGTCTCCCGTCTTTCGCGTGGCGATCACCAATCCGGCGATCGTGGAGGTCAACGAATTCTCCCCCACTGAAATGGAAGTGATCGGTTCTTCCGTTGGACAGACGACGATGACGCTCTGGTTCAACAACGCCGACGGTACGATCTCAACGCTGCGATACTTGATTATTGTGACGAACGATGACGACCGAGCCGATCTAGAATACGGCAAACTTCAGGCGCACCTGAACGAAATGTTTCCTTACAGTCGCGTCCAACTCTTTCCGATCGCAGACAAGCTGATTGTTCGCGGGCAAGCTCGCGATGCGAAAGAAGCAGCCGAAATCTTGGCTGTCATCGGCGAACAGGCAGTCAACCAAAATGGCAATATCAGCGCCGGCGGCACGATAAACGTCGGTTCTGTGGCCCGTTTGCCAGATGCGGAAGACCTGGAAACAACTGCACTGATTAACTTGCTCGAAGTTCCTGGCGAGCAGCAGGTCATGCTGAAAGTTCGGGTCGCCGAATTGTCGCGACAAGCGGCCCGCGAGTTAGGAATGGATTTTTCCGTCATGGAAGAATCATTCTCGATCGCCCACACCATCATGGGAGGCGCCGGCAACTTGTCCGCTATCTTAGACGGCGGGGACGTTGAGCTCTTCATTCGCGCATTCAGCAGCAACGGTTCGGCGAAAATCTTGGCTGAACCAACCTTGATGACGTTGAGCGGACAATCGGCTAGTTTCATCGCCGGTGGCGAATTCGCCGTACCAACGGCCGTTGGAGTCGGCGGTATCGGAGCGGTCAGCACTTCCTTCCGTGGGTTCGGCACGCAAGTTCGATTTATGCCGACCGTCATGGACAAAGACATGATTCGCTTGTCGGTCTCACCGTCGGTCAGTTCGATCAATCAAAGTTTGAGCGTCGACGGAGTGCCGGGTCTTGATATCCGCGGAGCCGTTACGACGGTTGATCTTCGCGAAGGTCAGTGGTTGGCGATCGCCGGTTTGATTCAGGACGAACAAGAGGCTTCTCGTTCGCGACTCCCCCTGCTTGGCGATATCCCCTACGTTGGCGCCGCCTTCGGTAGTCAAACGACCAAACGGATCGAAACCGAACTGGTGATTTTGGTCAGCCCTGAATTGGTTCATCCGATGGAACGCGACCAGGTTCCGTTGTACTTACCAGGCATGGAAGTGACCGAACCTACGAACAAAGAATTCTTTTTGCACCAGCAAATCGAAGGCTTGCCCGGCTACGACTATCGCAGCACGGTCTGGCCATCGTATCGTCACCAGATCCATCACGAAAATTTTGAACATGTGCGAGCCGAGCGTCAGGCTCGCAAATGTCGCGGTCAGTTCCAAGAAAGCGAAGGGTACTACATGCACGGCCCGGCAGGTTTCTCGCAGTAG
- the ruvC gene encoding crossover junction endodeoxyribonuclease RuvC produces MECTRILGIDPGLNITGYAVIEAQNRRIRIIEAGVVRGKTRGSLPARVREIYDGVRDVIATLQPQAMAIEQLYSHYERPKTAIIMGHARGVLCLAAEQAGMPIHHYSATQIKKLLTGSGRAPKNQVQLSVQRELSLPEIPEPPDVADALAVALCHYYLASMPTQVA; encoded by the coding sequence ATGGAGTGCACAAGAATTCTGGGGATTGACCCAGGGTTGAATATCACCGGATACGCGGTGATCGAAGCCCAAAATCGCCGCATTCGAATCATCGAGGCAGGCGTCGTCCGCGGCAAGACGCGCGGCTCGCTACCAGCCCGCGTCCGCGAAATCTATGACGGCGTGCGGGACGTGATCGCCACGCTGCAGCCGCAAGCGATGGCGATCGAGCAACTTTATTCGCATTATGAACGCCCTAAGACCGCCATCATCATGGGGCATGCTCGCGGCGTGCTTTGTCTGGCCGCCGAACAAGCGGGAATGCCGATCCACCACTACTCCGCGACGCAGATCAAAAAATTGCTAACCGGGTCGGGCAGAGCGCCCAAAAACCAGGTGCAGCTCTCGGTGCAGCGCGAACTGAGCCTGCCCGAAATCCCCGAACCGCCGGATGTCGCGGACGCTTTGGCCGTGGCGCTGTGCCACTATTATCTGGCGAGCATGCCGACGCAGGTTGCGTGA
- the ruvA gene encoding Holliday junction branch migration protein RuvA, translating to MITKITGKVTSVSETALSLTVGAFEYEVLIPEFVRRQLQNHIGEDVVLHTIEYLEGNPQQGRLTPRMIGFSDRIEREFFELFCSVDGVGVRKALRAMVRPVQEVASLIEEQDTKGLSALPGVGPATADRIVAKLRRKVPKFALLVGRSDIGDDIAPRDVISETFDVLRSLGHSESDARKLIDAALEEKKKYKDVESLLQAVYQLSHSS from the coding sequence TTGATTACCAAAATTACGGGCAAAGTAACTTCGGTCAGCGAGACGGCGTTATCGCTCACCGTCGGCGCTTTTGAATATGAAGTTTTGATTCCCGAGTTCGTGCGTCGGCAATTGCAGAACCATATTGGGGAAGATGTCGTCCTGCATACGATCGAATATCTCGAAGGAAACCCTCAGCAGGGGCGTTTGACGCCGCGCATGATCGGTTTCTCGGATCGGATCGAACGAGAGTTTTTCGAGCTATTTTGCTCGGTAGATGGCGTCGGCGTCCGAAAAGCTTTGCGTGCGATGGTTCGTCCGGTCCAAGAAGTCGCTTCGTTGATCGAAGAACAGGACACGAAGGGACTTTCGGCACTGCCGGGCGTCGGTCCGGCAACCGCCGATCGAATTGTCGCCAAGTTGCGCCGTAAGGTGCCGAAATTCGCCCTGCTGGTCGGTCGCAGCGATATTGGTGATGATATCGCGCCGCGCGATGTAATCTCGGAGACGTTCGACGTGCTCCGATCGCTGGGGCATAGTGAGAGCGACGCTCGCAAGTTGATCGATGCGGCGCTAGAAGAGAAAAAGAAGTACAAAGACGTTGAAAGCCTCCTGCAAGCCGTCTATCAGTTGAGTCATTCGAGTTAA
- a CDS encoding zinc ribbon domain-containing protein gives MSSAETLPDEELVEPLVDHVVDADVVPPAGHPCPSCGCPVEPQDKFCPACGTPSEVVEPIKPQQHGDDQHKFFQCNACGAKVNVSLDERAFVCPFCDSNYVVEYSPEAVGRQRPEFVIGFGVTPEQAETRFRAWITDNQWFRPGDLHLAKIAEKLRGVYLPFWGFSMLAESRWSASIGEYWYRTETYTTMENGKMVTKTRQVTETEWWPLDGEHHQYYSGYLVSASQGLRQADADRIKPFNLPALKRYEPFYLAGWSAEEYSIEKEQAHEICKQEFYRREQQNIASFLPGNTHRNLVVQTNFSHENSDLCLLPVYLLSYRYQDKLYRFLVNGQTGKIVGDKPISWRRIGAVIGGIGGFLLLLVIIILILKSLY, from the coding sequence ATGTCCTCTGCCGAAACGCTTCCGGACGAAGAACTAGTCGAACCGCTCGTGGACCACGTGGTTGATGCGGACGTGGTTCCCCCAGCCGGACATCCCTGTCCTTCCTGCGGCTGTCCAGTCGAGCCGCAAGACAAATTTTGTCCGGCTTGCGGTACGCCCAGCGAAGTCGTTGAGCCGATCAAGCCCCAACAGCACGGCGATGATCAGCACAAGTTTTTTCAGTGCAACGCGTGCGGCGCCAAGGTAAACGTTTCGCTCGACGAGCGGGCGTTTGTCTGTCCCTTTTGCGACTCCAACTACGTTGTGGAGTATTCGCCTGAGGCTGTTGGGCGTCAACGGCCCGAGTTTGTGATCGGCTTTGGCGTCACTCCAGAGCAGGCCGAAACGCGTTTTCGCGCTTGGATCACGGACAACCAATGGTTTCGCCCAGGCGACTTGCATCTGGCGAAGATCGCCGAAAAACTGCGCGGCGTTTATCTGCCGTTCTGGGGGTTTTCAATGCTGGCCGAAAGCCGCTGGTCGGCGTCGATCGGCGAGTATTGGTATCGGACCGAAACGTACACCACGATGGAAAACGGCAAAATGGTGACGAAGACGCGCCAAGTGACCGAGACCGAATGGTGGCCTCTGGATGGAGAGCATCACCAGTATTACAGCGGCTATCTTGTCTCGGCCAGCCAAGGGCTGCGACAGGCTGATGCAGATCGGATCAAGCCGTTCAATCTGCCTGCGCTGAAACGCTACGAACCGTTTTATCTGGCCGGGTGGAGCGCCGAAGAGTACTCAATCGAAAAAGAACAGGCGCACGAGATTTGCAAGCAAGAGTTCTATCGTCGCGAACAGCAAAACATCGCTTCCTTTTTGCCCGGCAACACGCATCGTAATCTGGTTGTCCAGACAAATTTCAGTCACGAGAATTCCGACCTCTGTTTGCTGCCGGTTTATTTGCTCAGTTATCGCTATCAAGACAAGCTGTATCGCTTTCTGGTCAATGGCCAAACCGGCAAGATCGTCGGTGACAAGCCGATCTCGTGGCGCCGGATCGGCGCCGTGATCGGCGGGATTGGGGGATTTCTCCTCTTGCTTGTGATTATCATCCTGATTCTCAAATCGTTGTATTAG
- a CDS encoding zinc ribbon domain-containing protein, which translates to MSDHLEKCAVCGALIDEEDLFCANCGTEAPHREGQTVDKSTTSTLSFDCQGCGASMSYSAQEGTLRCPFCGSEKLIKKVDHKTIAPEAAIAFAIKRDQAERLMRSELKKGFWRPGDLSDAAIIEKMTPVYVPFWVFQAQVFSNWTADTSELPFGAAGEWRPVSGQHRAEYQGLLVGASGALTPHETDAVGPFHLSEAVQPQTIDFDSFTVEDFNVSRKYARPYARSGLEALERQACDAKFVPPRSRNVKVNLRVQDMSSEPMLLPIWIMAYRYKDKVFRFLINGQTGKTFGQAPVSYAKLGVAVAVAVGVGLAVVAAMALCAGIAGR; encoded by the coding sequence ATGAGCGACCATCTCGAAAAATGCGCCGTTTGCGGCGCTCTGATCGACGAAGAGGATCTCTTTTGCGCGAACTGTGGGACCGAAGCTCCGCATCGCGAAGGACAGACGGTCGATAAGTCGACCACTTCGACGCTCAGTTTCGATTGCCAAGGTTGCGGCGCGTCGATGAGCTATTCGGCGCAAGAGGGAACGTTGCGCTGTCCTTTTTGCGGCAGCGAGAAGTTGATTAAAAAAGTCGATCACAAGACCATCGCGCCAGAAGCGGCGATTGCCTTTGCGATCAAACGCGATCAAGCCGAACGGTTGATGCGCAGCGAACTAAAAAAGGGATTCTGGCGCCCTGGCGATCTGTCGGATGCGGCGATCATCGAAAAGATGACGCCGGTTTATGTGCCGTTTTGGGTCTTTCAGGCGCAGGTCTTTAGCAACTGGACCGCCGATACTTCCGAGCTTCCTTTTGGCGCCGCCGGAGAATGGCGACCCGTCTCTGGCCAGCATCGCGCCGAATATCAAGGTCTGCTTGTTGGCGCCAGCGGAGCGCTGACGCCGCATGAGACCGATGCGGTCGGGCCGTTTCATCTCAGCGAAGCGGTCCAGCCGCAGACGATCGATTTCGATTCGTTCACCGTCGAGGATTTCAACGTTTCCCGAAAGTACGCGCGTCCCTACGCACGAAGCGGTTTGGAAGCGCTGGAACGTCAGGCCTGTGACGCCAAATTTGTTCCGCCGCGCAGTCGAAACGTCAAAGTCAATTTGCGCGTCCAGGATATGTCGAGCGAGCCGATGCTGCTGCCGATCTGGATCATGGCCTATCGCTATAAAGACAAAGTCTTTCGCTTTCTGATCAACGGCCAAACAGGCAAAACATTCGGCCAGGCGCCGGTTTCTTACGCCAAACTCGGCGTCGCTGTTGCAGTTGCAGTCGGCGTTGGACTCGCGGTTGTCGCAGCGATGGCGTTGTGTGCGGGTATCGCAGGGCGATAG
- a CDS encoding substrate-binding domain-containing protein: protein MQAKITVGFHAPTWTENARWTMDGILRYLAEEPYIQIRDFRFSVSDENFAGSPPWRGKVDGVIVIAGHTPGVVEWLQRGEVPIVCAVGDLIGTGIPCFFPQSASLARLATDHAISGGFRHVAFVGTCETKTSEMRRAALETQLKPHGISLQALELLSIPNVNYDQQSDDTLQQAVRQLLASFQKPTLVSCFNDRIAAMVVREAQEMGLSIPEQVGVVGTGDTTIARLCDPPISSIRVNREETGYQAVRCLHQRIQGIELEQTTFEVPAIELVARHSTVGAKQTPTTDVQRALEYIQRHACDGVQLQTVADTVQVSLRTLELDFKKTTGRTMGDLIQQIRLDRAKHLLETTNLSTQRIANLVGFSHYSCLNRMTSRMLNMTPAQYRKRHLEMLKEV, encoded by the coding sequence ATGCAAGCAAAAATCACCGTTGGATTTCACGCGCCGACATGGACGGAAAACGCGCGTTGGACGATGGATGGGATCCTGCGATATCTGGCCGAGGAACCCTATATCCAGATTCGAGATTTTCGCTTCTCGGTTTCGGACGAGAATTTTGCAGGTTCTCCTCCCTGGCGTGGGAAAGTGGACGGAGTCATCGTGATCGCGGGCCATACGCCGGGCGTAGTCGAGTGGCTGCAACGTGGAGAGGTCCCCATCGTCTGCGCCGTGGGAGACTTGATCGGAACCGGGATCCCTTGCTTCTTTCCTCAAAGCGCCTCGCTCGCTCGGCTGGCGACCGACCATGCGATCAGCGGCGGTTTTCGCCATGTGGCTTTTGTCGGGACGTGCGAAACCAAAACGTCCGAAATGCGCCGCGCAGCATTGGAGACGCAGTTGAAGCCGCACGGCATCTCATTGCAGGCTCTCGAACTTCTCTCGATTCCCAACGTCAACTACGATCAGCAATCTGACGATACGTTGCAGCAGGCGGTGCGACAGTTATTGGCCAGTTTCCAAAAGCCGACGTTGGTCTCCTGCTTCAATGACAGGATCGCGGCGATGGTCGTGCGAGAAGCCCAGGAGATGGGACTGTCGATCCCCGAGCAAGTGGGCGTCGTCGGAACCGGCGATACGACGATTGCTCGGCTCTGCGATCCGCCGATCTCCAGCATCCGCGTCAATCGTGAAGAAACCGGCTATCAGGCCGTTCGTTGCCTGCATCAGCGGATTCAAGGGATCGAGCTAGAACAAACCACTTTCGAAGTGCCGGCCATCGAATTGGTGGCGCGACATTCCACCGTCGGCGCCAAACAGACGCCGACCACCGATGTTCAGCGGGCGCTTGAGTACATCCAGCGTCACGCTTGCGACGGAGTTCAACTGCAAACCGTCGCCGATACCGTGCAAGTGTCGCTGCGAACGCTGGAACTCGACTTCAAAAAGACAACCGGCCGAACCATGGGCGACTTGATCCAGCAAATCCGCCTGGATCGGGCCAAACATCTGCTGGAAACCACCAACCTATCGACCCAGCGAATCGCCAACCTGGTCGGCTTCTCCCACTACTCATGCTTAAACCGCATGACGTCTCGCATGCTCAACATGACGCCGGCGCAATATCGCAAGCGGCATCTGGAGATGTTGAAGGAAGTTTGA